In the genome of Spea bombifrons isolate aSpeBom1 chromosome 11, aSpeBom1.2.pri, whole genome shotgun sequence, one region contains:
- the MTG1 gene encoding mitochondrial ribosome-associated GTPase 1 — translation MRLSLLLRQGFDFSGREVAHWFPGHMARGLKQMKARLRSVDCIMEVHDARIPLSGRNPIFRESLGVKPHLLVLNKMDLADLARQNEVYGQLKKQGVEKIIYTDCTKDENVRQIVPAITELIGSGPRFQRTENLESSILVVGVPNVGKSSLINSLRRLHLKKGKASRVGAEPGITRAVLSRIQVSEEPLLYLLDTPGVLSPRIESVEAGMKLALCGTILDHLVGEDIMADYLLYTLNKHEQYRYVEKYSLDGPCPDVETLLKRIALKLGKTQKVKAITGVGDVTMTVPNYHAAAYDFIRSFRRGELGRVTLD, via the exons ATGAGGCTGTCGCTGCTGCTCCGCCAGGGCTTTGACTTCTCCGGCCGGGAGGTGGCTCACTGGTTCCCGGGGCACATGGCCAGAG GTCTCAAACAGATGAAGGCCAGACTCCGGAGCGTCGATTGTATAATGGAAGTCCATGATGCCAgaat CCCTTTGTCTGGACGGAACCCCATTTTCCGGGAGAGTTTGGGAGTGAAACCTCATCTGCTCGTACTCAACAAAATGGACCTGGCGGATCTCGCCCGGCAAAAC GAGGTCTATGGACAGCTGAAGAAACAAGGAGTAGAGAAGATCATTTACACCGACTGCACCAAGGACGAGAACGTTAGGCAG ATTGTGCCAGCAATCACAGAGCTGATTGGATCGGGACCCAGGTTCCAGAGAACAGAG AACCTAGAGTCCTCCATTTTGGTTGTTGGCGTCCCCAATGTGGGAAAATCGTCCCTGATAAACTCTTTGCGAAGGCTCCATCTTAAGAAAG GTAAAGCTTCCCGAGTTGGGGCAGAGCCAGGGATCACCCGCGCCGTCCTTTCCAGAATTCAG GTGTCAGAGGAGCCTCTCCTGTACCTCCTGGACACGCCCGGTGTTTTGTCCCCCCGCATTGAGTCCGTTGAGGCAGGGATGAAGCTTGCATTATGTG GTACAATTCTTGACCATTTGGTTGGAGAAGACATAATGGCTGATTATCTTCTCTACACACTAAACAAACATGAGCAGTACAG GTACGTTGAAAAGTACAGCCTGGACGGCCCGTGCCCTGACGTTGAGACTCTACTTAAAAGGATAGCCCTGAAATTAGGCAAGACCCAGAAGGTGAAGGCCATCACTGGGGTTG GTGACGTGACTATGACCGTGCCGAATTACCACGCGGCCGCTTACGACTTCATACGATCGTTCCGAAGAGGTGAACTTGGAAGAGTGACTCTGGACTGA